From uncultured Desulfobacter sp.:
GAATCTGGGAATCATACACATTCATCTGGCATCCAATGGTGTTTACATAGGCTTTTAGCTTATCTTGGCTCAAAATAAAAATCCTTTTTCAACGCTTGCGTGACCATATTTACTTCGTCCTGCCGGTCCGGAGGCATGGCAAGCCGGATGTGGCCGGTTCCAGGCTCCAATGTTGTGACAACGGCTATACCTTCATAGGCTTCAAAAATAAAACGAATAAATCCGATTTTTGTTTTGTCCACCATATATTCTTTTACAACAGTTTGCATAATTTTTTAAAACCTAATCCTTTATGAACCGGATACTATACCACCAACAAAGTCGGTTACTCAAGAATTTTACCCGAATAAAATTATCAGCCTCGATATCTTTATTCCCATACGGATTGACACGCCATCATCCAAGAAGGTATAAACCCGCCATTCCATGGAGATCAAATATACATATTCGACACCTGACAGGGAGGTTCTTCAAAGGCTTCAAAAGGCCCTTGCCTGTCATCCTGTTATTGCAGGACTGCTGGCGGATAAAGGGATCACAACTGCTGATGAGGCCACATTTTTTCTGAATCCGGATTATTCCAGACTAAGCGATCCCTTTAAATTGAAAGATATGGACAAGGCGGTAGCACGGATTCATACGGCGGTAAGTAACAAAGAAAAAATTCTTATTTTTGGTGATTTTGATGCGGACGGCGTCACG
This genomic window contains:
- a CDS encoding DUF4911 domain-containing protein yields the protein MQTVVKEYMVDKTKIGFIRFIFEAYEGIAVVTTLEPGTGHIRLAMPPDRQDEVNMVTQALKKDFYFEPR